DNA sequence from the Rhizobium lusitanum genome:
TCTCCAAGGTTCCGTTCACGCGCGGCGTTATCGGTATGGCGCGTGCCCAGGATCCGAATTCCGCCAATTCGCAGTTCTTCATTATGTTCGCCGATGGCGATTTCCTGAACGGTCAGTACACGGTCGTCGGCAAGGTCGTCTCCGGCATGGAGCTCGTCGACAAGATCAAGCGCGGCGAAGGCCAGAACGGCGAAGTGAGCAACCCGGACAAGATGCTGAAGGTCACCGTCAGCAAGAAGTAAATCTAAGACACATAGAAATTAGAAAGAGGAAACGAAAATGGCTGAGATTAAGGATCCCGAAAACACCCTCATCCTGGAAACCACCAAGGGCGAAGTTGTCATTCAGCTTTTGCCGCAGGTCGCTCCGGAGCATGTCGCCCGCATTAAGGAACTCGCTCGCGAGAAAGCCTATGACGGCGTTGTTTTCCATCGCGTCATCGACGGTTTCATGGCTCAGACCGGCGACGTGGAGCACGGCAAGGTCGGCGGCAATACGGCCCGCGCTGGTACTGGCGGTTCGTCCAAGCCGGACCTGAAGGCTGAATTTTCCGCCACCACGCACACGCGCGGCACCTGCTCGATGGCGCGTTCGCAGAACCCGAACTCGGCCAACTCGCAGTTCTTCATCTGCTTCACCGATGCGCCTTGGCTGAACAAGCAGTATTCGGTCTGGGGCCAGGTGATCAGCGGCATGGACAATGTCGACAAGATCAAGCGCGGCGAGCCGGTAAAGGATCCGGACTCGATCGTCTCCGCGCGGATTGCCGCCGACGTCTGATTGTGATTATTCATGAAACCCGCCTCTTGCGCCTTGGGCGTGGGGGGCGGGTTTCGCTTTGCCTGGATTGCCTGAATGCGTGTTGACCTTTTCGATTTCGACCTGCCGGACCAGTGTATCGCGCTCAGGCCCGCCGAGCCGCGCGATAGCGCGCGCCTGCTCGTGGTCGATCCGAATGCCGAGGCGGTATTGAGCGATCATCGCGTTCGCGATCTCTCATCCTTCCTTCGTTCCGGCGATGCCATCGTGTTCAACGACACAAAGGTCATCCCGGCACAACTCGAGGGCATCCGCCATCGCGAGGGCGCGCCCGGCCAGCAGGTATCGGCGACGCTGCATATGCGCGCAGCACCCGATCGCTGGAAGGCGTTCGCCAAGCCGGGCAAGCGCATCAAGATTGGCGATCGTATCCAGTTCGGCCATGGCGAGAATGTCTGCGCGCTTGGCGCACTCGACGCTGAGGTCGAGGAGAAGGGCGAGGGCGGCGAGATCACGCTGCGCTTCGATCTCTCCGGTCCAGCGCTGGATGAAGCGATTGCCGCTGTCGGCCATATCCCGCTGCCGCCCTATATCGCCGCCAAGCGTCCGGAAGACGAGCGCGATCGCGCCGACTACCAGACCATCTATGCCCGCGAGGAGGGCGCCGTTGCAGCGCCTACCGCCGGCCTGCATTTCACCCCGTCGCTGTTTGCCACGCTGGACGCCATGGGCGTCGAGCGGCATTTCGTGACGCTGCATGTCGGCGCCGGCACGTTCCTGCCGGTCAAGGCCGACGATACCGAAGACCACAAGATGCATTTCGAGATCGGCCATGTCGATGCGGCGACCGCGAAAAGCTGAACGCCGTGAAGGCGAGGGGCGGGCGCATCGTCTGCGTCGGCACGACCTCGCTGAGGCTGCTCGAAAGTGCCGCCGCTGACGATGGCACGATCAAGCCCTGGTCTGGCGCAACCGGCATCTTCATTACGCCCGGCTACCGCTTCAAGGCGGTCGATCTGCTGATGACCAATTTTCACCTGCCGCGCTCGACGCTGTTCATGCTGGTGTCGGCTTTTGCCGGCCTCGATACCATGCGCGCGGCCTACACCCATGCTATTGAGACGGGCTATCGCTTCTATTCCTATGGCGATGGCAGCCTGCTCCATCGGAAAGACTAAGACGAGATGAGCGAGAGCTTTCAGTTCCAATTGAAGAAGACCGATGGTGGTGCCCGCCTCGGTGAAGTTTCCATGCCGCGCGGCACGATCCGCACGCCGGCCTTTATGCCGGTCGGCACCGTCGGCACCGTCAAGGCGATGTATCTCGACCAGGTGCGCGAGAGCGGCGCCGACATCATCCTCGGCAATACCTATCATTTGATGCTGCGCCCGACCGCTGAGCGCGTTGCTCGTCTCGGCGGCCTGCACGAGCTGATCCGCTGGCCGCATCCGATTCTGACGGACTCCGGCGGCTTCCAGGTGATGTCGCTATCCGGTCTGCGCAAGCTTGATGAGAAGGGCGTTACCTTCAAGTCGCATATCGACGGCAGCCTGCACCATATGTCACCGGAACGCTCCATCGAGATCCAGGGCTTGCTCGGCTCCGATATCCAGATGCAGCTCGACGAATGCGTGGCGCTGCCTTCTACGCCGAAGGAGATCGAGCGCGCCATGGAAATGTCGCTGCGCTGGGCCGAGCGCTGCAAAGTCGCCTTCGGCGATCAGCCCAGCAAGGCGATGTTCGGCATTGTGCAGGGCGGTGATATCCCCGATCTGCGCGTCCGCTCGGCACAGGCGCTGAGCCAGATGGATCTGAAAGGCTATGCAGTTGGCGGTCTTGCCGTCGGTGAGCCGCAAGATGTGATGCTGCGCATGCTGGAAACGACCCTGCCGGAACTGCCGACCGAAAAGCCGCGCTACCTGATGGGCGTCGGCACGCCGGACGACATCCTGAAGTCGGTCGCCCGCGGCATCGACATGTTCGATTGCGTAATGCCGACCCGCTCCGGCCGTCACGGCCTGGCGTTTACCCGTCGCGGCAAGGTCAATATCCGCAATGCCCGCCACGCCGAGGACATGCGCCCGCTTGACGATCAATCGAATTGCCCGGCCTCGCGCGATTATTCCCGCGCCTATCTGCACCATCTCGTCCGCGCCAACGAGGCGCTCGGCGGCATGCTGCTCTCCTGGAACAACCTCGCCTATTACCAGGAACTGATGCAGGGTATCCGCAAGGCGATTGCCGAGGGTCGTTTCGCCGACTTCATGGCGGAGACACAGGAGAACTGGGCGAGGGGCGATCTCGAGCCGGTTTGAGATTCACGGTCTCCGCTAAAGGAAGCTACTCGGACTTATGCTTTCCTCGCTGAGAAGAAGAGGAAGCGCGGTTTGGTCGTGAGGCTGCGAAACGCCTCCGGAAAAAGCTCGCAGGCTCGAGGGTCGGGTTGGGGCTCACTCAGGACATCAATCTGAAAACCAGCCGACTTGAGTGCGTCAAACATGGCGTGAAGCGGCCGATGCCAGAAGCGCATCTCGACGTCCTTTCCGCCGCGTTGCCATGTTTCGTCAAAGCTGTAGGTCTCGAAATAATTATCGTGACCAGCTGACGGATGATCCATGAAGGGATGATGGGTGGAGAAAACAAGGCGGCCGCTTTGGGAGAGCAGACGGTTGAACTCGGCGAGGGGCAGCGACCAGTCAGGCAGATAATGCATGACAAGCGAGGCGAGGATCAAATCGAAGCTACCGTCCTCGAAGGGTAGTGGCTCATTCAGATCAGCCAGTCGCAATTGCGCGCGTCCTTCAAGGCGGCGTTGGGCAATATCCAACAGGGCCGCACTCGAATCGATGCCGGTTAGTATC
Encoded proteins:
- a CDS encoding peptidylprolyl isomerase — encoded protein: MAEIKDPENTLILETTKGEVVIQLLPQVAPEHVARIKELAREKAYDGVVFHRVIDGFMAQTGDVEHGKVGGNTARAGTGGSSKPDLKAEFSATTHTRGTCSMARSQNPNSANSQFFICFTDAPWLNKQYSVWGQVISGMDNVDKIKRGEPVKDPDSIVSARIAADV
- the tgt gene encoding tRNA guanosine(34) transglycosylase Tgt, with protein sequence MSESFQFQLKKTDGGARLGEVSMPRGTIRTPAFMPVGTVGTVKAMYLDQVRESGADIILGNTYHLMLRPTAERVARLGGLHELIRWPHPILTDSGGFQVMSLSGLRKLDEKGVTFKSHIDGSLHHMSPERSIEIQGLLGSDIQMQLDECVALPSTPKEIERAMEMSLRWAERCKVAFGDQPSKAMFGIVQGGDIPDLRVRSAQALSQMDLKGYAVGGLAVGEPQDVMLRMLETTLPELPTEKPRYLMGVGTPDDILKSVARGIDMFDCVMPTRSGRHGLAFTRRGKVNIRNARHAEDMRPLDDQSNCPASRDYSRAYLHHLVRANEALGGMLLSWNNLAYYQELMQGIRKAIAEGRFADFMAETQENWARGDLEPV
- a CDS encoding class I SAM-dependent methyltransferase, which translates into the protein MSENDYDAFAAAYQADNENNAWNAYYERPAILSMVADVTGLRVLDAGCGGGVHAAALLDRGAILTGIDSSAALLDIAQRRLEGRAQLRLADLNEPLPFEDGSFDLILASLVMHYLPDWSLPLAEFNRLLSQSGRLVFSTHHPFMDHPSAGHDNYFETYSFDETWQRGGKDVEMRFWHRPLHAMFDALKSAGFQIDVLSEPQPDPRACELFPEAFRSLTTKPRFLFFSARKA